The Cydia splendana chromosome 8, ilCydSple1.2, whole genome shotgun sequence genome contains a region encoding:
- the LOC134793125 gene encoding serine/threonine-protein kinase tousled-like 2 isoform X6 yields MTEKVLYPGVGVKMEHFQAALDPRKQELLEARFLGAKVSAREIETQRAPDYKAMSAGAQIQMAPQTTVNTGQPLHNQDSNMSTGSSYSDKEIDALTPEKTAAMRGSTVGPGIALVPPSGATPTIAVPERKRKRKGDEGVGGGGGVGAKQRHNSSDKSIRDHLSKHPSSSPVRLTGAKSPSPQGGNYPMYPPSPSSLLPSGADFLRSTSQQRPHTSVKQVQTELTCQRIQELETQASSDLELRNNRIEELTRSNEELKHQVQAQSKVIEQHKSHINKCIDVVKKLLNEKSTIEKKEARQRCMQNRLRLGQFVTQRVGATFQENWTDGYAFQELTRRQEEITAEKEEIDRQKKLLLKKRPSNSEGGGGRGKRTASAAPSTPQPPPLHNGTDAPTFLKPDPLPSMTWQEYYEADEILKLRQSALKKEDADLQLEMEKLERERNLHIRELKRIHNEDQSRFSQHPVLSERYLLLMLLGKGGFSEVHKAFDLREQRYTACKVHQLNKDWKEDKKANYIKHALREYNIHKALDHPRIVKLYDVFEIDGNSFCTVLEYCNGHDLDFYLKQHKTIPEREARSIVMQVVSALKYLNEIKPPVIHYDLKPGNILLTEGNVCGEIKITDFGLSKVMDEENYNPDHGMDLTSQGAGTYWYLPPECFVVGKNPPKISSKVDVWSVGVIFYQCLYGKKPFGHNQSQATILEENTILKATEVQFANKPTVSNEAKSFIRACLAYRKEERIDVFGLARHEYLQPPVPKPRGAGAAGGAASAGATLAAAPASFSAANMFAAGSSS; encoded by the exons GTGTTGGCGTCAAGATGGAGCACTTCCAGGCGGCGCTGGATCCTCGCAAGCAGGAGCTGCTGGAAGCGCGCTTCCTAGGCGCCAAG GTCAGCGCAAGGGAGATAGAAACCCAGCGGGCCCCTGATTACAAGGCG ATGTCAGCTGGGGCACAAATTCAAATGGCACCACAAACTACTGTCAACACGGGGCAGCCACTACACAATCAGGACTCCAATATGAGCACAG GGTCATCATATAGTGATAAGGAAATTGATGCACTGACTCCTGAGAAAACGGCAGCTATGCGAGGCTCCACTGTAGGTCCAGGCATAGCGCTGGTCCCGCCAAGTGGTGCCACGCCAACAATAGCTGTACCTGAGAGGAAAAGGAAACGGAAAG GTGATGAAGGTGTTGGCGGGGGAGGAGGAGTGGGAGCCAAGCAGAGGCACAACTCCTCGGACAAGAGCATCCGGGATCACCTCTCCAAGCACCCCTCCTCCAGTCCCGTGCGGCTCACTGGCGCCAAGTCCCCCTCGCCTCAGGGCGGCAATTATCCTATG TACCCACCGTCACCCTCTTCATTGCTGCCTTCGGGAGCGGACTTTTTACGTTCCACCTCTCAGCAGCGGCCTCACACATCTGTTAAACAG GTTCAAACTGAACTGACATGCCAGAGGATACAAGAGTTAGAAACTCAAGCGTCGTCTGACTTAGAGCTAAGGAATAATAGAATAGAAGAATTAACAAGGAGTAATGAAGAACTGAAGCATCAGGTTCAAGCGCAGAGCAAA GTAATAGAGCAACATAAGTCACACATTAATAAGTGTATAGACGTTGTGAAGAAACTATTAaatgagaaaagcactatagaGAAGAAGGAAGCCCGGCAGCGGTGTATGCAGAACCGGCTAAGGCTCGGCCAGTTCGTGACGCAGCGCGTCGGCGCCACGTTTCAAGAGAATTGGACTGATGGATATGCGTTCCAGGAATTAACGAG GCGGCAGGAGGAGATCACGGCGGAGAAGGAGGAGATCGACCGGCAGAAGAAGCTGCTGCTGAAGAAGCGGCCCTCCAACAGCGagggcggcggcggccgcggcAAGCGCACCGCCAGCGCCGCGCCCTCCACGCCCCAGCCTCCCCCGCTGCACAACGGCACCGACGCGCCCACCTTCCTCAAGCCCGACCCGCTGCCCAGCATGACCTGGCAGGAGTACTACGAGGCCGACGAGATACTCAAG CTGCGGCAAAGCGCGCTAAAGAAGGAGGACGCGGACCTGCAGCTAGAGATGGAGAAGCTGGAGCGCGAGCGGAACCTGCACATCCGCGAGCTCAAGCGGATACACAACGAGGACCAGAGCCGCTTCTCGCAGCACCCCGTACTTTCTGAGCG GTATCTGCTGCTAATGCTGCTGGGCAAGGGCGGGTTCAGCGAGGTGCACAAGGCCTTCGACCTGCGTGAGCAGCGCTACACGGCGTGCAAGGTGCACCAGCTCAACAAGGACTGGAAGGAGGACAAGAAGGCCAACTATATTAA ACACGCGCTGCGGGAGTACAACATCCACAAGGCGCTGGACCACCCGCGGATCGTGAAGCTGTACGACGTGTTCGAGATCGACGGCAACTCCTTCTGCACCGTGCTCGAGTACTGCAACGGCCATGATCTCGACTTCTATCTCAAACAG CACAAGACGATCCCGGAGCGAGAGGCGCGCTCGATCGTGATGCAGGTGGTGTCCGCGCTGAAGTATCTGAACGAGATCAAGCCGCCCGTCATCCACTACGACCTGAAGCCCGGCAACATCCTGCTCACCGAGGGCAACGTGTGCGGCGAGATCAAGATCACGGACTTCGGCCTCTCCAAGGTCATGGACGAGGAGAACTACAACCCCGACCACGGGATGGACCTCACCAGCCAGGGCGCGGGCACTTACTG GTATTTACCACCCGAGTGCTTCGTCGTCGGCAAAAACCCACCAAAGATCAGCAGCAAAGTGGACGTGTGGAGCGTGGGCGTGATCTTCTACCAGTGCCTGTACGGCAAGAAGCCGTTCGGCCACAACCAGAGCCAGGCCACCATCCTGGAGGAGAACACCATCCTCAAGGCCACCGAGGTGCAGTTCGCCAACAAACCCACTGTCAGCAATGAGGCTAAG AGCTTTATCCGCGCGTGCCTGGCGTACCGCAAGGAGGAGCGCATCGACGTGTTCGGGCTGGCGCGGCACGAGTACCTGCAGCCGCCCGTGCCCAAGCcgcgcggcgccggcgcggcgggcggcgcggccAGCGCGGGCGCCACGctggcggcggcgccggcgtccTTCAGCGCCGCCAACATGTTCGCGGCCGGCTCCTCCTCCtag
- the LOC134793125 gene encoding serine/threonine-protein kinase tousled-like 2 isoform X1: protein MSNLPLPGFNGELVRSAGMTEKVLYPGVGVKMEHFQAALDPRKQELLEARFLGAKVSAREIETQRAPDYKAMSAGAQIQMAPQTTVNTGQPLHNQDSNMSTGSSYSDKEIDALTPEKTAAMRGSTVGPGIALVPPSGATPTIAVPERKRKRKGDEGVGGGGGVGAKQRHNSSDKSIRDHLSKHPSSSPVRLTGAKSPSPQGGNYPMYPPSPSSLLPSGADFLRSTSQQRPHTSVKQVQTELTCQRIQELETQASSDLELRNNRIEELTRSNEELKHQVQAQSKVIEQHKSHINKCIDVVKKLLNEKSTIEKKEARQRCMQNRLRLGQFVTQRVGATFQENWTDGYAFQELTRRQEEITAEKEEIDRQKKLLLKKRPSNSEGGGGRGKRTASAAPSTPQPPPLHNGTDAPTFLKPDPLPSMTWQEYYEADEILKLRQSALKKEDADLQLEMEKLERERNLHIRELKRIHNEDQSRFSQHPVLSERYLLLMLLGKGGFSEVHKAFDLREQRYTACKVHQLNKDWKEDKKANYIKHALREYNIHKALDHPRIVKLYDVFEIDGNSFCTVLEYCNGHDLDFYLKQHKTIPEREARSIVMQVVSALKYLNEIKPPVIHYDLKPGNILLTEGNVCGEIKITDFGLSKVMDEENYNPDHGMDLTSQGAGTYWYLPPECFVVGKNPPKISSKVDVWSVGVIFYQCLYGKKPFGHNQSQATILEENTILKATEVQFANKPTVSNEAKSFIRACLAYRKEERIDVFGLARHEYLQPPVPKPRGAGAAGGAASAGATLAAAPASFSAANMFAAGSSS, encoded by the exons GTGTTGGCGTCAAGATGGAGCACTTCCAGGCGGCGCTGGATCCTCGCAAGCAGGAGCTGCTGGAAGCGCGCTTCCTAGGCGCCAAG GTCAGCGCAAGGGAGATAGAAACCCAGCGGGCCCCTGATTACAAGGCG ATGTCAGCTGGGGCACAAATTCAAATGGCACCACAAACTACTGTCAACACGGGGCAGCCACTACACAATCAGGACTCCAATATGAGCACAG GGTCATCATATAGTGATAAGGAAATTGATGCACTGACTCCTGAGAAAACGGCAGCTATGCGAGGCTCCACTGTAGGTCCAGGCATAGCGCTGGTCCCGCCAAGTGGTGCCACGCCAACAATAGCTGTACCTGAGAGGAAAAGGAAACGGAAAG GTGATGAAGGTGTTGGCGGGGGAGGAGGAGTGGGAGCCAAGCAGAGGCACAACTCCTCGGACAAGAGCATCCGGGATCACCTCTCCAAGCACCCCTCCTCCAGTCCCGTGCGGCTCACTGGCGCCAAGTCCCCCTCGCCTCAGGGCGGCAATTATCCTATG TACCCACCGTCACCCTCTTCATTGCTGCCTTCGGGAGCGGACTTTTTACGTTCCACCTCTCAGCAGCGGCCTCACACATCTGTTAAACAG GTTCAAACTGAACTGACATGCCAGAGGATACAAGAGTTAGAAACTCAAGCGTCGTCTGACTTAGAGCTAAGGAATAATAGAATAGAAGAATTAACAAGGAGTAATGAAGAACTGAAGCATCAGGTTCAAGCGCAGAGCAAA GTAATAGAGCAACATAAGTCACACATTAATAAGTGTATAGACGTTGTGAAGAAACTATTAaatgagaaaagcactatagaGAAGAAGGAAGCCCGGCAGCGGTGTATGCAGAACCGGCTAAGGCTCGGCCAGTTCGTGACGCAGCGCGTCGGCGCCACGTTTCAAGAGAATTGGACTGATGGATATGCGTTCCAGGAATTAACGAG GCGGCAGGAGGAGATCACGGCGGAGAAGGAGGAGATCGACCGGCAGAAGAAGCTGCTGCTGAAGAAGCGGCCCTCCAACAGCGagggcggcggcggccgcggcAAGCGCACCGCCAGCGCCGCGCCCTCCACGCCCCAGCCTCCCCCGCTGCACAACGGCACCGACGCGCCCACCTTCCTCAAGCCCGACCCGCTGCCCAGCATGACCTGGCAGGAGTACTACGAGGCCGACGAGATACTCAAG CTGCGGCAAAGCGCGCTAAAGAAGGAGGACGCGGACCTGCAGCTAGAGATGGAGAAGCTGGAGCGCGAGCGGAACCTGCACATCCGCGAGCTCAAGCGGATACACAACGAGGACCAGAGCCGCTTCTCGCAGCACCCCGTACTTTCTGAGCG GTATCTGCTGCTAATGCTGCTGGGCAAGGGCGGGTTCAGCGAGGTGCACAAGGCCTTCGACCTGCGTGAGCAGCGCTACACGGCGTGCAAGGTGCACCAGCTCAACAAGGACTGGAAGGAGGACAAGAAGGCCAACTATATTAA ACACGCGCTGCGGGAGTACAACATCCACAAGGCGCTGGACCACCCGCGGATCGTGAAGCTGTACGACGTGTTCGAGATCGACGGCAACTCCTTCTGCACCGTGCTCGAGTACTGCAACGGCCATGATCTCGACTTCTATCTCAAACAG CACAAGACGATCCCGGAGCGAGAGGCGCGCTCGATCGTGATGCAGGTGGTGTCCGCGCTGAAGTATCTGAACGAGATCAAGCCGCCCGTCATCCACTACGACCTGAAGCCCGGCAACATCCTGCTCACCGAGGGCAACGTGTGCGGCGAGATCAAGATCACGGACTTCGGCCTCTCCAAGGTCATGGACGAGGAGAACTACAACCCCGACCACGGGATGGACCTCACCAGCCAGGGCGCGGGCACTTACTG GTATTTACCACCCGAGTGCTTCGTCGTCGGCAAAAACCCACCAAAGATCAGCAGCAAAGTGGACGTGTGGAGCGTGGGCGTGATCTTCTACCAGTGCCTGTACGGCAAGAAGCCGTTCGGCCACAACCAGAGCCAGGCCACCATCCTGGAGGAGAACACCATCCTCAAGGCCACCGAGGTGCAGTTCGCCAACAAACCCACTGTCAGCAATGAGGCTAAG AGCTTTATCCGCGCGTGCCTGGCGTACCGCAAGGAGGAGCGCATCGACGTGTTCGGGCTGGCGCGGCACGAGTACCTGCAGCCGCCCGTGCCCAAGCcgcgcggcgccggcgcggcgggcggcgcggccAGCGCGGGCGCCACGctggcggcggcgccggcgtccTTCAGCGCCGCCAACATGTTCGCGGCCGGCTCCTCCTCCtag
- the LOC134793125 gene encoding serine/threonine-protein kinase tousled-like 2 isoform X3 produces the protein MSNLPLPGFNGELVRSAGMTEKVLYPGVGVKMEHFQAALDPRKQELLEARFLGAKVSAREIETQRAPDYKAMSAGAQIQMAPQTTVNTGQPLHNQDSNMSTGSSYSDKEIDALTPEKTAAMRGSTVGPGIALVPPSGATPTIAVPERKRKRKGDEGVGGGGGVGAKQRHNSSDKSIRDHLSKHPSSSPVRLTGAKSPSPQGGNYPMYPPSPSSLLPSGADFLRSTSQQRPHTSVKQRIQELETQASSDLELRNNRIEELTRSNEELKHQVQAQSKVIEQHKSHINKCIDVVKKLLNEKSTIEKKEARQRCMQNRLRLGQFVTQRVGATFQENWTDGYAFQELTRRQEEITAEKEEIDRQKKLLLKKRPSNSEGGGGRGKRTASAAPSTPQPPPLHNGTDAPTFLKPDPLPSMTWQEYYEADEILKLRQSALKKEDADLQLEMEKLERERNLHIRELKRIHNEDQSRFSQHPVLSERYLLLMLLGKGGFSEVHKAFDLREQRYTACKVHQLNKDWKEDKKANYIKHALREYNIHKALDHPRIVKLYDVFEIDGNSFCTVLEYCNGHDLDFYLKQHKTIPEREARSIVMQVVSALKYLNEIKPPVIHYDLKPGNILLTEGNVCGEIKITDFGLSKVMDEENYNPDHGMDLTSQGAGTYWYLPPECFVVGKNPPKISSKVDVWSVGVIFYQCLYGKKPFGHNQSQATILEENTILKATEVQFANKPTVSNEAKSFIRACLAYRKEERIDVFGLARHEYLQPPVPKPRGAGAAGGAASAGATLAAAPASFSAANMFAAGSSS, from the exons GTGTTGGCGTCAAGATGGAGCACTTCCAGGCGGCGCTGGATCCTCGCAAGCAGGAGCTGCTGGAAGCGCGCTTCCTAGGCGCCAAG GTCAGCGCAAGGGAGATAGAAACCCAGCGGGCCCCTGATTACAAGGCG ATGTCAGCTGGGGCACAAATTCAAATGGCACCACAAACTACTGTCAACACGGGGCAGCCACTACACAATCAGGACTCCAATATGAGCACAG GGTCATCATATAGTGATAAGGAAATTGATGCACTGACTCCTGAGAAAACGGCAGCTATGCGAGGCTCCACTGTAGGTCCAGGCATAGCGCTGGTCCCGCCAAGTGGTGCCACGCCAACAATAGCTGTACCTGAGAGGAAAAGGAAACGGAAAG GTGATGAAGGTGTTGGCGGGGGAGGAGGAGTGGGAGCCAAGCAGAGGCACAACTCCTCGGACAAGAGCATCCGGGATCACCTCTCCAAGCACCCCTCCTCCAGTCCCGTGCGGCTCACTGGCGCCAAGTCCCCCTCGCCTCAGGGCGGCAATTATCCTATG TACCCACCGTCACCCTCTTCATTGCTGCCTTCGGGAGCGGACTTTTTACGTTCCACCTCTCAGCAGCGGCCTCACACATCTGTTAAACAG AGGATACAAGAGTTAGAAACTCAAGCGTCGTCTGACTTAGAGCTAAGGAATAATAGAATAGAAGAATTAACAAGGAGTAATGAAGAACTGAAGCATCAGGTTCAAGCGCAGAGCAAA GTAATAGAGCAACATAAGTCACACATTAATAAGTGTATAGACGTTGTGAAGAAACTATTAaatgagaaaagcactatagaGAAGAAGGAAGCCCGGCAGCGGTGTATGCAGAACCGGCTAAGGCTCGGCCAGTTCGTGACGCAGCGCGTCGGCGCCACGTTTCAAGAGAATTGGACTGATGGATATGCGTTCCAGGAATTAACGAG GCGGCAGGAGGAGATCACGGCGGAGAAGGAGGAGATCGACCGGCAGAAGAAGCTGCTGCTGAAGAAGCGGCCCTCCAACAGCGagggcggcggcggccgcggcAAGCGCACCGCCAGCGCCGCGCCCTCCACGCCCCAGCCTCCCCCGCTGCACAACGGCACCGACGCGCCCACCTTCCTCAAGCCCGACCCGCTGCCCAGCATGACCTGGCAGGAGTACTACGAGGCCGACGAGATACTCAAG CTGCGGCAAAGCGCGCTAAAGAAGGAGGACGCGGACCTGCAGCTAGAGATGGAGAAGCTGGAGCGCGAGCGGAACCTGCACATCCGCGAGCTCAAGCGGATACACAACGAGGACCAGAGCCGCTTCTCGCAGCACCCCGTACTTTCTGAGCG GTATCTGCTGCTAATGCTGCTGGGCAAGGGCGGGTTCAGCGAGGTGCACAAGGCCTTCGACCTGCGTGAGCAGCGCTACACGGCGTGCAAGGTGCACCAGCTCAACAAGGACTGGAAGGAGGACAAGAAGGCCAACTATATTAA ACACGCGCTGCGGGAGTACAACATCCACAAGGCGCTGGACCACCCGCGGATCGTGAAGCTGTACGACGTGTTCGAGATCGACGGCAACTCCTTCTGCACCGTGCTCGAGTACTGCAACGGCCATGATCTCGACTTCTATCTCAAACAG CACAAGACGATCCCGGAGCGAGAGGCGCGCTCGATCGTGATGCAGGTGGTGTCCGCGCTGAAGTATCTGAACGAGATCAAGCCGCCCGTCATCCACTACGACCTGAAGCCCGGCAACATCCTGCTCACCGAGGGCAACGTGTGCGGCGAGATCAAGATCACGGACTTCGGCCTCTCCAAGGTCATGGACGAGGAGAACTACAACCCCGACCACGGGATGGACCTCACCAGCCAGGGCGCGGGCACTTACTG GTATTTACCACCCGAGTGCTTCGTCGTCGGCAAAAACCCACCAAAGATCAGCAGCAAAGTGGACGTGTGGAGCGTGGGCGTGATCTTCTACCAGTGCCTGTACGGCAAGAAGCCGTTCGGCCACAACCAGAGCCAGGCCACCATCCTGGAGGAGAACACCATCCTCAAGGCCACCGAGGTGCAGTTCGCCAACAAACCCACTGTCAGCAATGAGGCTAAG AGCTTTATCCGCGCGTGCCTGGCGTACCGCAAGGAGGAGCGCATCGACGTGTTCGGGCTGGCGCGGCACGAGTACCTGCAGCCGCCCGTGCCCAAGCcgcgcggcgccggcgcggcgggcggcgcggccAGCGCGGGCGCCACGctggcggcggcgccggcgtccTTCAGCGCCGCCAACATGTTCGCGGCCGGCTCCTCCTCCtag
- the LOC134793125 gene encoding serine/threonine-protein kinase tousled-like 2 isoform X7 — MSNLPLPGFNGELVRSAGMTEKVLYPGVGVKMEHFQAALDPRKQELLEARFLGAKVSAREIETQRAPDYKAMSAGAQIQMAPQTTVNTGQPLHNQDSNMSTGSSYSDKEIDALTPEKTAAMRGSTVGPGIALVPPSGATPTIAVPERKRKRKGDEGVGGGGGVGAKQRHNSSDKSIRDHLSKHPSSSPVRLTGAKSPSPQGGNYPMVQTELTCQRIQELETQASSDLELRNNRIEELTRSNEELKHQVQAQSKVIEQHKSHINKCIDVVKKLLNEKSTIEKKEARQRCMQNRLRLGQFVTQRVGATFQENWTDGYAFQELTRRQEEITAEKEEIDRQKKLLLKKRPSNSEGGGGRGKRTASAAPSTPQPPPLHNGTDAPTFLKPDPLPSMTWQEYYEADEILKLRQSALKKEDADLQLEMEKLERERNLHIRELKRIHNEDQSRFSQHPVLSERYLLLMLLGKGGFSEVHKAFDLREQRYTACKVHQLNKDWKEDKKANYIKHALREYNIHKALDHPRIVKLYDVFEIDGNSFCTVLEYCNGHDLDFYLKQHKTIPEREARSIVMQVVSALKYLNEIKPPVIHYDLKPGNILLTEGNVCGEIKITDFGLSKVMDEENYNPDHGMDLTSQGAGTYWYLPPECFVVGKNPPKISSKVDVWSVGVIFYQCLYGKKPFGHNQSQATILEENTILKATEVQFANKPTVSNEAKSFIRACLAYRKEERIDVFGLARHEYLQPPVPKPRGAGAAGGAASAGATLAAAPASFSAANMFAAGSSS; from the exons GTGTTGGCGTCAAGATGGAGCACTTCCAGGCGGCGCTGGATCCTCGCAAGCAGGAGCTGCTGGAAGCGCGCTTCCTAGGCGCCAAG GTCAGCGCAAGGGAGATAGAAACCCAGCGGGCCCCTGATTACAAGGCG ATGTCAGCTGGGGCACAAATTCAAATGGCACCACAAACTACTGTCAACACGGGGCAGCCACTACACAATCAGGACTCCAATATGAGCACAG GGTCATCATATAGTGATAAGGAAATTGATGCACTGACTCCTGAGAAAACGGCAGCTATGCGAGGCTCCACTGTAGGTCCAGGCATAGCGCTGGTCCCGCCAAGTGGTGCCACGCCAACAATAGCTGTACCTGAGAGGAAAAGGAAACGGAAAG GTGATGAAGGTGTTGGCGGGGGAGGAGGAGTGGGAGCCAAGCAGAGGCACAACTCCTCGGACAAGAGCATCCGGGATCACCTCTCCAAGCACCCCTCCTCCAGTCCCGTGCGGCTCACTGGCGCCAAGTCCCCCTCGCCTCAGGGCGGCAATTATCCTATG GTTCAAACTGAACTGACATGCCAGAGGATACAAGAGTTAGAAACTCAAGCGTCGTCTGACTTAGAGCTAAGGAATAATAGAATAGAAGAATTAACAAGGAGTAATGAAGAACTGAAGCATCAGGTTCAAGCGCAGAGCAAA GTAATAGAGCAACATAAGTCACACATTAATAAGTGTATAGACGTTGTGAAGAAACTATTAaatgagaaaagcactatagaGAAGAAGGAAGCCCGGCAGCGGTGTATGCAGAACCGGCTAAGGCTCGGCCAGTTCGTGACGCAGCGCGTCGGCGCCACGTTTCAAGAGAATTGGACTGATGGATATGCGTTCCAGGAATTAACGAG GCGGCAGGAGGAGATCACGGCGGAGAAGGAGGAGATCGACCGGCAGAAGAAGCTGCTGCTGAAGAAGCGGCCCTCCAACAGCGagggcggcggcggccgcggcAAGCGCACCGCCAGCGCCGCGCCCTCCACGCCCCAGCCTCCCCCGCTGCACAACGGCACCGACGCGCCCACCTTCCTCAAGCCCGACCCGCTGCCCAGCATGACCTGGCAGGAGTACTACGAGGCCGACGAGATACTCAAG CTGCGGCAAAGCGCGCTAAAGAAGGAGGACGCGGACCTGCAGCTAGAGATGGAGAAGCTGGAGCGCGAGCGGAACCTGCACATCCGCGAGCTCAAGCGGATACACAACGAGGACCAGAGCCGCTTCTCGCAGCACCCCGTACTTTCTGAGCG GTATCTGCTGCTAATGCTGCTGGGCAAGGGCGGGTTCAGCGAGGTGCACAAGGCCTTCGACCTGCGTGAGCAGCGCTACACGGCGTGCAAGGTGCACCAGCTCAACAAGGACTGGAAGGAGGACAAGAAGGCCAACTATATTAA ACACGCGCTGCGGGAGTACAACATCCACAAGGCGCTGGACCACCCGCGGATCGTGAAGCTGTACGACGTGTTCGAGATCGACGGCAACTCCTTCTGCACCGTGCTCGAGTACTGCAACGGCCATGATCTCGACTTCTATCTCAAACAG CACAAGACGATCCCGGAGCGAGAGGCGCGCTCGATCGTGATGCAGGTGGTGTCCGCGCTGAAGTATCTGAACGAGATCAAGCCGCCCGTCATCCACTACGACCTGAAGCCCGGCAACATCCTGCTCACCGAGGGCAACGTGTGCGGCGAGATCAAGATCACGGACTTCGGCCTCTCCAAGGTCATGGACGAGGAGAACTACAACCCCGACCACGGGATGGACCTCACCAGCCAGGGCGCGGGCACTTACTG GTATTTACCACCCGAGTGCTTCGTCGTCGGCAAAAACCCACCAAAGATCAGCAGCAAAGTGGACGTGTGGAGCGTGGGCGTGATCTTCTACCAGTGCCTGTACGGCAAGAAGCCGTTCGGCCACAACCAGAGCCAGGCCACCATCCTGGAGGAGAACACCATCCTCAAGGCCACCGAGGTGCAGTTCGCCAACAAACCCACTGTCAGCAATGAGGCTAAG AGCTTTATCCGCGCGTGCCTGGCGTACCGCAAGGAGGAGCGCATCGACGTGTTCGGGCTGGCGCGGCACGAGTACCTGCAGCCGCCCGTGCCCAAGCcgcgcggcgccggcgcggcgggcggcgcggccAGCGCGGGCGCCACGctggcggcggcgccggcgtccTTCAGCGCCGCCAACATGTTCGCGGCCGGCTCCTCCTCCtag